From one Gracilibacillus salinarum genomic stretch:
- a CDS encoding ABC transporter permease, whose amino-acid sequence MDRVKQNRLIKNIRRHWMLYLMILPGIIFYIVFKYIPLMGSVIAFQNYQIFNGILGSPWVGLENFKMLLHYQDFHEVLRNTALIALYQLVFQFPAPIILALLFNEVRVLIVKKTVQSLFYLPHFLSWVVVGGIVFELLANQGIVNAFREMLGFEPILFMQEEAYFRTIVIISGIWKEIGWGTIIYLAAITAINPSLYEAAVIDGANRFKQTIYITLPLMLPTIAVLFLLNIGNFLELGFDQIFNLLTPMTYSVGDIIETYVYRAGVLQGQYSLTTAIGLFQSVIGFALLWIFNRLARKSEQGLW is encoded by the coding sequence ATGGATCGAGTCAAACAGAACAGACTGATCAAAAATATTCGCAGGCATTGGATGCTTTATTTAATGATCTTACCCGGAATTATTTTTTATATTGTTTTTAAGTATATTCCGCTTATGGGTAGTGTCATCGCGTTTCAAAATTATCAGATTTTCAACGGAATCTTAGGAAGTCCGTGGGTCGGTTTGGAAAACTTTAAAATGCTTCTGCATTATCAGGATTTTCATGAAGTATTACGAAACACTGCATTAATAGCACTGTATCAGTTAGTATTTCAATTCCCTGCACCAATTATCTTAGCGTTATTATTTAACGAAGTGAGAGTACTGATTGTCAAGAAAACAGTGCAAAGTTTATTTTATTTACCGCATTTTCTTTCTTGGGTGGTCGTTGGCGGTATTGTATTTGAACTGTTGGCCAATCAAGGAATTGTAAATGCTTTTCGCGAAATGTTAGGTTTTGAACCAATTTTGTTTATGCAGGAAGAAGCGTACTTTAGAACAATTGTCATTATTTCTGGTATTTGGAAAGAAATCGGATGGGGTACCATCATTTATCTGGCAGCGATAACGGCAATCAATCCTAGTCTTTATGAAGCGGCTGTCATAGATGGAGCCAATCGTTTTAAGCAAACCATCTATATTACACTCCCTTTAATGTTACCTACCATCGCGGTATTATTTCTATTGAATATTGGGAACTTCCTTGAACTAGGGTTCGATCAAATATTCAACTTGCTGACACCGATGACGTATTCCGTAGGTGATATTATTGAAACATATGTATATCGGGCTGGGGTTCTGCAAGGACAGTACAGTCTGACGACAGCAATTGGGTTATTCCAATCTGTTATTGGATTTGCATTATTATGGATTTTTAACCGTCTTGCGAGAAAATCAGAACAGGGGCTGTGGTAA
- a CDS encoding carbohydrate ABC transporter permease: MKQTIGERIFQVFNYLVLIVLASTMIAPLLHLLAVSFSSPIAADSKEVFLIPVNFTLATWEHILQNEVLWRAFGVTVFITVVGTILSMLFTIMTAFPLSRKEFLLRRPIMLIMVLTMIFNAPMIPFFLTVREVGLMDSIWSLIIPGLISTFNMVIVRTFFLGIPKDIDDAARIDGCNEFRLLFQIYLQLSKPVLATIGLFYAVGYWNTFKSAVLFLRDPSLWPLQMRLRAFFTSEEQLAAVDLIMGDFDFNTTTLKAATIIFATIPIVMVYPYLQKYFVKGAVLGSIKE, translated from the coding sequence ATGAAACAAACAATAGGAGAACGAATATTTCAGGTGTTTAATTATCTGGTATTGATTGTGTTAGCATCTACCATGATTGCGCCTTTGCTTCACTTATTAGCGGTTTCCTTCAGTTCGCCAATAGCTGCTGATTCTAAAGAAGTATTTTTAATTCCAGTGAATTTTACACTTGCCACATGGGAGCATATTCTGCAAAATGAAGTATTATGGCGTGCCTTTGGTGTTACAGTTTTTATAACAGTAGTCGGTACAATTCTTAGTATGTTATTTACGATTATGACAGCGTTTCCATTATCAAGAAAAGAGTTTTTATTGCGCAGACCAATTATGTTAATTATGGTGCTGACTATGATCTTTAATGCACCAATGATTCCATTCTTTTTAACGGTTAGAGAAGTAGGATTAATGGATTCGATCTGGTCATTAATTATTCCTGGTTTAATCAGTACTTTTAACATGGTCATCGTTCGTACGTTTTTTCTTGGGATACCGAAAGATATTGATGATGCGGCACGTATTGATGGCTGTAATGAGTTTCGCTTGCTATTCCAGATTTATTTACAACTGTCTAAACCAGTATTGGCAACGATCGGTTTGTTTTATGCGGTTGGTTACTGGAATACGTTCAAATCAGCGGTCCTGTTTTTGAGGGATCCGAGTTTATGGCCGTTACAAATGCGTCTGCGTGCGTTCTTTACGTCTGAGGAACAATTAGCAGCGGTTGACTTAATTATGGGAGATTTTGATTTTAATACGACAACATTAAAAGCGGCAACGATTATTTTTGCAACGATTCCGATCGTCATGGTTTATCCGTACTTGCAGAAATATTTTGTGAAAGGTGCAGTATTAGGTTCCATAAAAGAATAA
- a CDS encoding extracellular solute-binding protein, giving the protein MQRNRIWMGFMVLLAFLMLSLFTACSSEEQAGETDNQSEGEKSEESGDGAATVTVFKSHMGKGTIPGSDDPHVQFVKEETGVEYELLTTPPGSEPAEYINLMIASEDFPDILRPIGGVEQTLINQGGALALDELLPEYAPNVWERIPEEAWDIVRSASPDGKIYYVPKVYLIPERAALLRKDWLDAVGMEMPETLEEYKEMLIAFRDEDPNGNGKQDELPTSGREFGRWMDHLFAMFGVAMWEGYPEWDIYDGEINYAGTSENMKAAIAFIRELYAEKLLDNETFLNKGDVWTAKINNNLVGSWYHLPANLRERYAAMKQGAEDAYVVGMPLPEVEGFDGYITQKSMGEPEWMIPKASEDNAANALRLLDFFYDPEYEEFIQYGIEGVQHEVVDGKKVLLPSSDDKPVALGMRNLTTEESMDIRIENGFPEEEQQMVKDIFKVSSKDARRIAGDGLPSTVYQGYPDIQSHKLFQEYLTKIVIGEWEIEKFDEFVEKWNQSGGEEVTKRVQEWYEKVK; this is encoded by the coding sequence ATGCAACGAAATCGTATCTGGATGGGGTTCATGGTGTTATTGGCATTCTTGATGTTATCGTTATTCACTGCTTGTTCAAGTGAGGAACAGGCAGGAGAAACAGATAACCAGTCAGAAGGTGAAAAATCAGAGGAGTCTGGTGATGGAGCGGCAACTGTTACGGTATTCAAAAGTCATATGGGGAAAGGAACAATTCCTGGCAGTGATGATCCTCATGTACAATTTGTAAAAGAAGAAACGGGCGTTGAATATGAGTTATTGACGACACCTCCTGGATCCGAGCCTGCGGAATATATTAATCTAATGATTGCTTCTGAAGATTTCCCTGATATTTTGCGACCAATCGGTGGTGTTGAACAAACATTGATTAATCAGGGTGGGGCACTTGCTCTTGATGAATTATTGCCTGAATATGCGCCGAATGTGTGGGAGCGAATCCCGGAAGAAGCTTGGGATATCGTGAGATCAGCATCTCCCGACGGAAAAATTTATTACGTACCAAAAGTATATTTAATCCCAGAGCGTGCAGCATTATTGCGTAAGGATTGGCTGGATGCGGTAGGCATGGAAATGCCAGAGACTCTAGAAGAATACAAAGAAATGTTAATCGCCTTCCGTGATGAGGATCCGAACGGAAATGGCAAGCAAGATGAACTCCCTACCAGTGGCCGGGAATTCGGTCGATGGATGGATCACTTATTTGCGATGTTCGGTGTTGCAATGTGGGAAGGCTATCCGGAATGGGACATTTACGATGGCGAAATCAATTATGCAGGTACCTCTGAAAATATGAAAGCAGCGATTGCATTTATCCGTGAATTATATGCAGAAAAATTATTGGATAATGAGACCTTTTTAAATAAAGGTGACGTCTGGACTGCGAAGATTAACAATAACTTAGTCGGCAGCTGGTATCACTTACCTGCCAATTTGCGCGAAAGATATGCCGCAATGAAACAAGGTGCAGAAGATGCGTATGTTGTTGGTATGCCGTTACCGGAAGTCGAAGGGTTTGACGGATATATTACACAAAAAAGCATGGGTGAACCAGAGTGGATGATTCCAAAAGCATCAGAGGATAATGCAGCAAATGCGTTAAGACTGCTTGACTTTTTCTATGATCCAGAATATGAAGAATTCATTCAGTACGGTATTGAAGGTGTTCAGCATGAAGTGGTTGATGGTAAAAAAGTGTTGTTGCCGTCCTCTGATGATAAGCCAGTTGCATTAGGGATGAGAAATTTAACAACCGAAGAATCAATGGATATTCGAATCGAGAACGGCTTCCCGGAAGAAGAACAACAAATGGTGAAAGATATTTTTAAAGTAAGTTCAAAAGATGCCAGAAGAATTGCTGGTGATGGTTTGCCAAGTACAGTGTATCAAGGATATCCGGATATCCAGTCTCATAAACTGTTCCAAGAATACTTGACGAAGATTGTGATTGGCGAATGGGAAATTGAAAAATTCGATGAATTCGTGGAAAAGTGGAACCAATCAGGTGGGGAAGAAGTAACGAAAAGAGTCCAGGAATGGTATGAGAAAGTGAAATAA
- a CDS encoding extracellular solute-binding protein, translating to MQIKHQWLGLLAILLLSVFTACSNDKQAGETDDPTEGENSGEESATVTVFKSHMGKGTIPDSDDPHVQYVKEKTGVEYELITTPPGSEPAEYINLMIASEDFPDILRPIGGVEQTIINQGGALALDELLPKYAPHVWERIPEEAWDIVRTASPDGKIYYVPQVYLVPSRAALLRQDWLEKVGMEMPQTLDEYKEMLMAFRDQDPNRNGKQDELPTTGREFGRWMDHLFAMFGVAMWEGYPEWDIYNGDINYAGTSENMKAAIAFIRELYEEGLLDNETFLNKGDVWQAKVNNNLVGSWYHLPANLRDKLAAMREEAPEAYVSGMPLPEVDGFDGFITQKSMGLPEWLIPKASEDNAANALKLLDFFYDPANADFIQYGIEGAQHEVVDGEKVLLPATDETPLPLGMLNFQTEESMDLRIDNSFPEEDQQMIKDIFDVATADARRIAGDGLPSTVYQGYPDIQSHKLFQEYLTKIVIGEWPLDKFDEFVENWKQSGGEEVTKRVQEWYDKVE from the coding sequence ATGCAAATTAAACATCAATGGCTGGGATTGCTGGCAATCTTGCTACTGTCGGTATTTACAGCTTGTTCGAATGATAAACAGGCAGGAGAAACAGATGATCCGACAGAGGGAGAGAACTCTGGAGAAGAATCGGCAACTGTTACAGTATTCAAAAGTCATATGGGAAAAGGAACAATCCCGGACAGTGATGATCCGCATGTGCAATATGTCAAAGAAAAAACAGGTGTGGAATACGAGTTAATCACAACACCACCAGGTTCTGAACCAGCTGAATATATTAATCTGATGATTGCGTCTGAAGATTTTCCTGATATATTACGGCCGATTGGAGGTGTTGAACAGACCATTATCAATCAAGGTGGTGCTTTAGCCTTAGATGAATTATTACCGAAATATGCACCGCATGTCTGGGAAAGGATTCCTGAGGAAGCATGGGATATAGTTCGCACTGCTTCTCCTGATGGAAAAATATATTACGTGCCACAAGTTTATTTAGTTCCTTCGCGTGCGGCACTGTTACGACAAGATTGGCTTGAAAAAGTAGGAATGGAAATGCCTCAGACATTGGATGAGTATAAAGAAATGCTAATGGCTTTTAGAGATCAGGATCCGAATAGAAATGGCAAACAAGATGAACTTCCTACCACAGGAAGAGAGTTTGGGAGATGGATGGACCATTTGTTTGCGATGTTCGGTGTTGCGATGTGGGAGGGGTATCCGGAATGGGATATTTACAATGGTGACATCAATTACGCTGGTACCTCTGAAAATATGAAAGCAGCGATTGCATTTATTCGTGAACTATATGAAGAAGGACTGTTAGATAATGAAACATTCCTTAATAAAGGTGACGTCTGGCAAGCGAAAGTTAATAATAATTTAGTAGGCAGCTGGTATCATCTGCCGGCAAATCTACGTGATAAGCTCGCTGCAATGAGAGAAGAAGCACCGGAAGCTTATGTGAGCGGAATGCCATTACCTGAAGTGGATGGCTTTGATGGATTCATCACCCAGAAGAGCATGGGACTTCCGGAGTGGTTAATTCCTAAAGCATCGGAAGATAATGCTGCCAATGCATTAAAGTTGCTTGATTTCTTCTATGACCCTGCGAATGCCGATTTTATCCAATATGGTATAGAAGGTGCACAACATGAAGTCGTTGACGGTGAAAAAGTATTACTTCCAGCAACCGATGAGACGCCATTGCCATTAGGGATGTTAAATTTTCAAACGGAAGAATCGATGGATCTCCGTATTGATAATTCATTCCCAGAAGAAGACCAGCAAATGATTAAGGATATTTTTGACGTCGCTACAGCTGATGCTAGAAGAATTGCTGGCGATGGTCTGCCAAGTACAGTTTATCAAGGCTATCCAGATATCCAGTCACATAAACTGTTCCAGGAATATTTAACGAAGATAGTTATCGGTGAGTGGCCACTTGATAAATTCGATGAGTTCGTTGAAAACTGGAAGCAATCAGGAGGAGAAGAAGTTACCAAACGCGTGCAAGAATGGTATGATAAAGTGGAATAA
- a CDS encoding AraC family transcriptional regulator: MSKLLPIRFKQMLRKNLSDTQTRLLLILMIPVLFIILTVGFSSYYTSKEILQQEINEPQSQILQMNMHYIDEYIEESDKIAVKLALDNNIFRFITNPTTFSYPNIKEIYDKLTTITQNASYVQSIYIYNTNKDSFVAIPQGYSSSSATFNDAGWTDVVKELQDQPMVVKYRDLPDGARYKGSNITLFRKISIKGEVQGVVAINLNESELFAKLKSSTDPNSNSMQYILDPNNTILYKTSNRNFDAETIDFINHEVREGNLTNIRYNDKVLLANQTESEFTGWKYVSVVSQESILAKSKTIRDVVFVVSLIALIIGAIAIFFIHSIELKPIRRLKKLFEVESDQPYQRDLLHLEHIIDDLVSDHAQLESLIRKMKQEAKSKFIYDIYIGKVMAASELREKWQTYFSDWKKDNLQVLMVSIDHYPDWKENVTSNYRSVVKAGMVNILTEVLGSHYEVEAVDIGKEKLIILLQHKEGKIHLENHLKIALTNIENILGYSVSVGMHDGKVPVQEIKTALNLAELALQYRLFDGYSTINRVSETETAEDKADIAEMDRLVKAISMEEPVQSIENVTRFFDILAKRTISPDLSFYFIEQIRKEIFTRNKEMASSDFVTLEDIRTMHVEDIAKVFKGRISEKIENIQKLHHSKRYIKCRKMIQYMSMHLSEPIGIPEIAESVGISVSLASQWFKEEMNDTIYGYFTRLKMERAQELLTRSNMKIADIALEVGYQHENSFIRKFREYKEMTPGKYRRLNAMVDDNEQ; encoded by the coding sequence ATGTCTAAGCTATTACCAATCCGATTCAAGCAAATGCTTCGAAAAAATTTATCCGATACCCAGACAAGACTGCTTTTAATACTTATGATACCCGTATTGTTTATTATACTTACTGTTGGCTTTTCTTCTTATTATACGTCTAAAGAAATACTGCAACAGGAAATAAATGAACCACAATCACAAATCCTGCAAATGAATATGCATTATATTGATGAATATATAGAGGAGTCAGATAAAATTGCAGTAAAACTGGCACTGGATAATAACATATTTCGATTTATTACGAATCCAACTACCTTTTCCTATCCAAACATTAAAGAAATTTACGATAAATTGACAACGATTACACAAAACGCTTCCTATGTACAGAGCATTTATATTTATAATACAAATAAAGATAGTTTTGTTGCGATTCCACAAGGATATAGTTCGAGCAGTGCAACATTTAATGATGCGGGATGGACAGACGTGGTAAAAGAGCTGCAAGATCAGCCAATGGTAGTAAAGTATCGTGATTTGCCAGATGGTGCCCGCTATAAAGGTTCAAATATTACATTGTTTCGAAAAATTAGCATCAAAGGGGAAGTGCAAGGGGTTGTCGCGATTAATTTAAATGAATCGGAATTATTTGCAAAGCTTAAATCATCGACGGATCCCAATTCGAACAGTATGCAGTATATTTTAGACCCTAACAACACGATTCTCTATAAGACTAGTAATCGTAATTTTGATGCAGAAACAATTGATTTTATTAATCATGAAGTCAGAGAGGGCAATCTGACGAATATCAGATATAATGACAAGGTTTTGCTGGCGAATCAAACAGAATCAGAATTTACCGGATGGAAATATGTATCTGTGGTATCACAGGAAAGTATATTAGCGAAATCGAAAACAATTCGTGACGTGGTTTTTGTTGTTTCCCTTATTGCATTAATAATTGGTGCTATTGCTATTTTCTTTATTCATTCGATTGAATTAAAGCCAATTCGAAGGTTAAAAAAATTGTTCGAAGTAGAATCGGATCAGCCCTATCAGCGGGACTTGCTGCATCTTGAGCATATTATCGATGATTTAGTAAGCGATCATGCTCAATTAGAAAGTCTGATTCGAAAAATGAAGCAAGAAGCGAAATCAAAATTTATCTACGACATATACATTGGGAAAGTAATGGCTGCATCCGAACTGAGAGAAAAATGGCAAACGTATTTTTCTGATTGGAAGAAAGACAATCTTCAAGTGCTAATGGTTTCAATTGACCATTATCCAGACTGGAAGGAAAACGTCACAAGTAATTATCGATCTGTAGTCAAAGCAGGGATGGTAAATATCTTGACGGAAGTATTAGGTTCTCACTATGAAGTGGAAGCAGTAGACATTGGCAAGGAAAAGCTGATCATTCTATTGCAGCATAAAGAAGGGAAAATTCATTTAGAAAACCACTTAAAGATAGCGCTTACCAATATTGAGAATATATTAGGATATTCGGTTTCAGTTGGGATGCATGATGGAAAAGTACCCGTTCAAGAGATCAAGACAGCGTTGAATCTAGCAGAACTGGCATTACAGTATCGTTTGTTTGATGGGTATAGCACCATTAATCGTGTATCTGAAACCGAGACAGCAGAAGACAAAGCAGACATTGCCGAAATGGATCGACTGGTCAAAGCAATTTCAATGGAAGAGCCAGTCCAATCAATTGAAAATGTGACACGCTTCTTCGATATTCTGGCAAAACGCACGATTAGTCCCGATCTTTCTTTTTATTTCATCGAACAAATTCGAAAAGAAATATTTACCCGCAATAAAGAGATGGCATCGTCTGATTTCGTAACGTTAGAGGATATTCGAACGATGCACGTCGAAGATATAGCAAAAGTATTTAAAGGCAGAATTTCAGAGAAAATTGAAAACATTCAAAAACTTCACCATTCCAAAAGGTATATCAAGTGCCGCAAGATGATTCAATATATGTCAATGCACCTCAGTGAACCGATTGGTATTCCGGAAATTGCAGAATCAGTTGGAATAAGTGTCAGTCTTGCCAGTCAATGGTTTAAAGAAGAGATGAATGATACAATTTACGGTTATTTTACGAGGTTGAAAATGGAACGAGCGCAGGAATTGCTGACGAGAAGCAATATGAAAATAGCAGATATTGCCTTAGAAGTTGGTTACCAGCATGAGAATAGCTTTATCCGCAAGTTCCGTGAATATAAAGAAATGACTCCAGGGAAATACAGAAGATTAAATGCGATGGTAGACGATAACGAGCAATAG